The DNA segment CAGCAACggcctccaggaaaggagaagtCGGTAACGGccggagcagggagagggacctttggggacaaggagaggggacatggggggagtGGGGCACATGGGAGTGATGAGGGGGCAGAAACggggggcagaaagggatggggggcagaaaggagtgaggagacagaaaggaggggcagaaagggatgggggggcagaaaggggtgaggagacagaaaggaggggcagaaagggatgggggggcagaaaggggtgAGGAGACAGAAAGGAGGGGCAGAAAGGGATGGTGAGCAGAAAGAGGGAGTAGGAAAGGGGGGTcggagagggatgaggggatAGAAGGGGGTGCAGAAAGGGGAGGGGCAGAGGTGAGGACCCCACTGGTCAAAGCCAACCTTGGCCCCACACACACTGcgaaagggggagaggggggagaaggtTGGTTATGGGGcgatggtggagatgatggaggccTCAGGACCTCCAAGGGGGAGACCAGGaggagatgagtgtgatggCAAGGGAGGGGCCAGAGGTTCTGCAGACTGTCCACCAAACCCaaaagctgaggagcagagggagcagcagagctcctACACATCATCCATGGGTTCCTACACATCCTCCATGGGTTCCTACACATCATCCACGGGATCCTACACAGCAAACATGGGGTCTTCCACACCATCCTTGGCATCCTACACATCACATGTGGGTTCCTCCACATCATCCATGGGTTCCTACATATCATAGGTGGGTTCCTACACAACAAACACAGGTCCTACACATCACACGTGGGTTCCTACAACGCTGTGTGAAcacgaccatccaaccagttccttatccactgaactgTCCACCCAACCCATATCTCTTCAGtctagagagaaggatgttgtgggtgACCATATCAAAGGTGTTACAGcagtccagatagatcatatcCGTCGGTTTACCCGTGGCAATGCTGCGGTTACCCCACCATAGAAAGCCatcaagttggtcagacaggacttgcccctgctGAAGCTGTACCGGCTGCcgttaatcacctccctgtcctccacgggctttagcagagcttccaggaggatctgttccatgatcttcccaggcacagagcgGGGCTGACAGGTCGGgagttctcagggttgtcttttctacccttcttaACAATGGGCACAACGTTCCCCTTCTTCCCGTCACCAGGGGCTTCTCCTGACTGCCGTCACTGTTCAGATCTCACGGAGAGgggcttggcaaccacatcggccaatttcctcaggactctggcATGCATCTCGtcattcttggccacctgggccactgctgcctcacgttcagtcaaccaacacctccaggtccttctcctccagggacCTTTCCAGCCGCTCTGCCCCTggtctggagctgcacagggttgttgtgccccaagtgcaggacccatCATTTGGCCTCGTtaacctcatcccgttggtctcagcccatctttccagcctgttccgatccctttggagcctccccaccctccagcagatccacgcttccacccagcttagtgtcatctgcaaacgtGCTAAGGGGCACTCGATGCCTTcttccaggtcattgatgaagacattgaacagcATTGGACCCAGCGctgagctctggggacaccGCTTGGGactgtcctccagctggaggtaactccattgaccacaactctttggacccggccatccaaccagttttccacccaggccagaggctgacagtgtCCCGAGCCGAACGCTGTGACAAACTGTGTCCAAGGCTTTACTGGAGTCCAAGAAGACCATCCAGTCTTTCCCTCGTCCAGTAGTCGGGTCACTTTGTCATCGAAGGCCATCCGGATggtttggcaggacctgtctTTCATGACCCCGTGTTGACGGGGCCTCACCACCCGATCCTCTTGCATGAGCCTCATGAgagcactcaagatcacccattccatgaccttctcCAGCACTAAGGTCAGACTGGAGCTTCTTGGATCGTCCCTCCAACCCCTCGTGTAGAAGGGCAGGACATTAACCCACCTCCAGTCAACTGGAACTGCCCCAGGAAGGCtggaagtggatgggaaggggtttggcaagaacatccaccagctccatcaacactcttgggtggatcccatccaatCCCATGGACTTTTGCCTTAGATCATGGGAGCTTCGTTCcgctcctctaactcctggggATGTACTTTCACCGGCTTGGCCAATCTGATCGATTCTCAATGACCCCAGGAGTGTTGTGGTGACATTCCTAGTGACTCAAGGACACTGTGGTCCATTCCTGGTGCCCCCCAGGATGCTGTGGTTCCAATGCCGGTGTCCCCAAGGTCATTGTGATCCATTTGTGGTGACCCAAGGATGTAGCAGTCCCACTCCTGGTGCCCCCAAGGATGCAGCGGTCCCACTCCTGGTGACCCAAGGGCACTGTGGTCCATTCCTGGTGCCCCCAAGGATGAAGAGGTCTCATTCCTGGTGACCCAAGGACACTATGATCCATTCCTGTTGACCCCAAGGCGACTGTTGCCCCATCCCCGGTGACCCCAGTTGTCTCGGTGCCCCATAGATGTCCAACGGCAGAGTTGTGGGAGCAGCCCAGAAGCCACAGTGGTCTCACTGGTCACACTGGGAGCCCAGGTCGTCCTCGTTAGAGCAGAGCCTGGACGATGCAATAATGAACCCCACgttccaggaaagcagaagtggCCAATCCGTTCCAGGAACCTGCCCAAGCTTCCCTCACGCTGCAGCCATAAAAGCAGGAGACACCGGGCGAGGGGACAGACAGAAGGACCCTGAGGGACCCGGCTGCCTCCACACACGTCACCCACCCAGAGACACCTCGGCCACCGGCTCGAGAGCTATCGGTGAGTGCCTTCTCCCTGCATCTCCCGTGGTCTCCTTATCCCTGCGTGATCCAGGTGGTCCATCACCTATCCTTGGGGTCCATCACCCATCCTTGGGGTCCATCACCCATCTATGGGGTCCATCACCCATCCATGGGCGTTGATCACCCCTTCAGGTGGTCCATCACCAATTCATAGCTTATATCATCCATCCATGGGGGTTGATCTCTCATCCATGCTGTCCATCACCCATCCATGGGGCCCAGCACCACCcgtggggctcagcacccatccAGTACCAGCCGTGGTGCCCTGGGATGGAGCTGAGCATCGCAGGGGGACGTGGGGATGCCCAGCCTGCACAGGCCCTGGAGCCGCCCTGGAGCTCAGGACCCCTTCTCCACTCTCTCCgcagcagcaggatgggtgCTGTGCCCACACGTCAACGCCTGCTCGGTTGCCTTCTCCTCCTGGCCTTCCTGGGGGTCGATTCCCTGCCCGCCGACCGGATCCTGGAGGAACGTGCTGGCACCTCCATCCTGGCAGCAGCACCCGGTGCGTTCCCTCATCCTCCATCACAgatcctccatccctcatccctgaCACCCTGATCCCCAGAGCTCGACCCCAAATCCCTTATTCCTGAGCCCTCATCCCTGACACCCTCAGCCTTGATCCCTGATCCCAAATCCCTCATTCCCAACCCCTGATTCCAAATCCCTGATTTCCAACCCATGATCCTAAATCCCTCATCCAAAAACCCCGATCCCAAATCCCTGACTCCCAGTCCCTGATCCCTAACCCCTCATTCCCAATCCCTGCTCCTTGGTCCCTCACCCATCATCGCAAATCCCTGATCCCAAACCTCCAACTCCCAGTCCCTGATCCCAAACTCCTCATCCCAAATCCTCCATCTCTGACCTCAAACCCCTGATCTCGAATCCCTGATTCCCAGTCCCTGATCTCAAATCCCTGATCCCAAATCGCCGATCTCAGATCTCATATCCCTGATTCCCAATCTCTGATCCCTCATCCCAAAGCTCTAATTCCCAGTCCCTCATCCCTGATCCCAACCCCCTCATCCCAAATTCCTAATCCCTGATTGCCAGTCTCTACTCCCAAATCCCCAATCCCTGCTCCCTGATACTCTGTCACCCTTATCCCAACCCACTCATCCCAAATTCCTGATTCCGAATTCCTGCTCCCTGATCCCAAACCCTTGATCCCAAATCCCCGATCTCTGATCTCAAGTCCCTGATTCCCAATCCCTGATCCCTGATCCCAAACCTCTGATCCCTGACCCCAAACCTTTGATCTAAAATCCCGGATCCCCAATCCTCAATCCCTGCTCCAAGAGACTCTCATCCCCTGATCCCCAATCCCTCATCCCTGATCCCCAATCCCTCATCCCTGATCCCCAAGCCCTGATTCCCAATCCCTAATTCCTAATCCCTGCTCCCTCCACCTCCTGACCGGGGGTGTCCCTAGGTTGAGGGGTGTCCCAGGTTGGGGTATCCATGGGCGAAGGGGTGTCCTTGGATGGGGGTGTCACTGGCTGGGGGTGTCCTCGGTGGGGTTCTCCCTGGATTGGGTTGTCCATCAATTGTGGTGTCTGTAAATTGAGGGGTGTCCATGGTATGAGGGGCGTCCATGGGTTGGGGTGTCCCAGGTTGAATTGTCTGTGGTTTGAGGGGTGTCCATGGGTTGTGTGTCCATGGTTTGAGGGGTGTCCATGGGTTGGAGGTGTCCGTGGTTTGAGGGGTGTCCATGGGTTGGAGGTGTCCGTGGTTTGAGAGGTGTCCATAGGTTGGGGGTGTCTCTGACTGGGGGTGTCCCTGGTCCCAGATGTCCAGCCCTACGTCCTGCAAGAGCCCCCCGTGAGGGCGCACATCTGCCCCCACAACTGGATCCACTTCAGGGGCCACTGCTACGGGTACTTCACCCAGAGGAAAACCCAGGCCGAGGcgcaggtgggtgctggggggcaactgggggggcttcgggatgggatggggatggggggcaccCCAGGACCTGAGAACTGGGGGGCTGCAGCCTGGAGAGGGCACCCCAGATGGTTTTGGGGAGTTCCTGTGCctgggtgggtgctgagccccccctgggtgccccccagGAGGAATGCAGCCGCTATGGCCCCACGGGGACTCTGGCGTCCATCCACACCGAGGGGAGCAGCGTCGTCCTGGGCGAGTACGTGGCCTCCCAGCAGGATAGAGCCAACGTCTGGATTGGCCTGAAGGACGAGGAGCACGTGAGTGatgtccctgagcacccactgacccccctgagcacccactgaccccatctctgagcacccactgacccctctgagcacccactgacccccccgAGCACCCACTGACCTCTCTGTGCACCCACTGATCCCCCTGAGCATCCACTGACCCCCACCccgagcacccactgacccccctgagcacccactgacccctctgagcacccactgaccccatCCCTGAGCAGCCACTGACCCCCGTGAGCACCCACTGATGCCTGACTCCCACCCATGACCTCTCcttgccccccacccccagacCGGGACATGGAGGTGGTCGGATAGCTCCGTCCTGGACTACCTGCACTGGGATTGGGGTCAACCCGTCCAATGGAGGAACTGGTACTGTGTGGTCCTCGGGCAGAACTCAGGTCAGTGGGGGGGCTacggggagaggggagggggcacGGGATTGGGCGGAGGGGGGATTGGTGGAGgtgggggtgatggagatgatggggtgaagaggaggagggtgatggtggagatgatggagatgatggggtgaAAGGAATGGGGGtgatggtggagatgatggagatgatggggtgaAAGGAATGTGGGtgatggtggagatgatggagatgatggggtgaAAGgaatgggggtgatgggagcGATGGAGATGTGGTGATGGGGTGGTGAAGGTGGGGGGGTTGGAGATGAGGGGATGGTGatgggggtgatggaggggaggggctaaaggggatggggtgagggggaagaAGGTGATGGGGCAATGGAGAGGGGagtgatggagatggggtgatggagatgaatgggtggagatgggggtgatggggtgaaggaaacagaggtgatggagatgagggtgatggagatgataggatggaggtggggatgatGGGAGGATAGAagtgggatggaggtgggggtgatgggggaatggagatggggtggaagggaggggtgatggggggatggaggcactgggggggtgTCGGGGCTGGGGGTGACTCGGTGTCCCCTCAGCTTTCCAGTATTGGCGCAACTACTCCTGCCAGGAGCAGttccccttcctctgccagTACCAGGTGTGAGGGGGGGCTGCCCCTCACCTCTCTGCTCCCATGGGGTCACCCCCCCACATCGCACCCCCAATCCTTTCCCCCGACCCTGCACCCGCTGGCAATAAAGCTTGGCTAGAGCACCCAGTGCCTTGAGTTGGGGACATCAGAGCTGGGGACACCCCAACTTGGGGACACCCCAACTTGGGGACACACCTTGTATGGGGACACCTTGAGTTGGGGACCCTCTGAATTGGGGACAcccccttggggacacccctgCCTTGGGGACACTCCTGCTTTGGGGACACTCCCTTGGGGACACCTTGAGTTGGGGAATACAATGCCTTGGGACCCCCCTGTATGGGGACCCCCTGAGTTGGACACCCCCTGCTTTGGGGACATCCCTGCCTTGGGGACCCCTTGTATGGGGACCCTTTGAGTTGGAGACCCCCTGAGTTAGGGGTACCCTGAGTTAGGGACCCCCTGCCTTGAGGACTTTCTGCTTTGGGGACATCCCTTGTATGGGGACCCCtgccttggggacccccttAGTTAGGGACCTCCTGCCTTGGGGACCCCTTGAGTTGGGCACTTCCTGTCTTGGGGACACCCTGATCTGGAGACCCCcagccttggggacaccccctgCCTTGGTGACACAACCTGCCTTGGGGATGCACTGAGTTGGGGACACCCTGATTTGGGGACTCCCTGAGTTGAAGACGCCCCTGCCTTGGGGACCCCTTGAGTTGGGGACCCCCTACTTTGGAGACCCCCCTGTACAGGGACCCCCTGGCTTGGGGACACTCTGCACTGGAGACCCCCTGAGTTGGGGACCTCcagccttggggacacccccaccTTGGGGACACCTCTGTCTTGGGGACCCCTTGTACAGGGACACCTTGagttggggaccccctgagTTGGGGATCCCCTGAGTTGGGGACCCCTTGagttggggaccccctgagCTGGGGACATTCCCTGTATGGGGACCcctgccttggggacacccccttGAAGCCCTCCCCTGCCCTTGGGCCCCCCCTGTTTTGGGCACCCCCCCTACcctgagcagagccagggctgctgtgggTCCTTTATTGGGGGGGCCAAAATCGGGGGGGCAAATGGTGGTGAGTGGGGGTGATGGGGTCAAAATGGAGTGAGAGAAGGCAATAAAGGGGGGAAACGGGGGTGGGGTCAAAATGGGGTGAGAGGGATCAAAACGGGGGGGGAAATGGTGTAGGTGGCAAAATGATGGGGGGCAAAATGGCATCAAAATGAGTCTGAGGGGGCAAAATGGTGGGGAAATAGGGTGAGAGGGAGTGCTGGGGAGGCAaaatggggggattgggggcaAAATGAGGGGGCAAAATCGGGTGAatgggggcaaaatggggggaTAAAGGGGCTATGAGGTGGGAAAATGGGGGGGAGTGAGGTGGGGAAATGGGAGGGAATATGTGCagggggggcaaaatggggtgagaggGGCGATGGGGTCAAAAGAGGGGTGGTGGGCAAAATGGGGTGGGGGTAATATGAGGGAAATGGGGTGGGGGCAATATGGGGTGAGGGTACaaagtggggagaggaggtaaaatgggggggaaatgggtgTTAGAGGGGGCGCTGTGGAAGCAAAATGGGGTGTGGGGGCATAATGGGAAGAGAAATGGGGGtgaggtggggtgggggggtaaAATTGGGGGGCAAAATAGGTGGGCAATGAGAATGGGgcaaaatggggagaaaatggggtaATGGGAGCCAAATGGTGTGGGGGACAAAATAGGGGGGAGTTGGGGTTGAGGGGCAAAATGGTTTGGGGGCAAAATGGGTGAgtgggggcaaaatggggggtAAATGGAGGGGCAAAATGGTttgggggcaaaatggggggtAAACGGAGAggcaaaatggggggaaaggaGTGGGGGGCAAAATGAGGCGAAGAGGTAAAatggggagggaaatggggagagGGGATAAAATGGAGTGAGAGGGGACAAAATGCAGGGGAATGGGGTGTGGGGGCAAATCGGATGGGAGGCAAGAACAGGGGGACAGATGGTGGTGAGGGGAGGTGATGgaggcaaaatggggtgagaggaggcaaaaaaggggggaaacgggggtggggggcaaaatggggtgagaggGATCAAAACGGGGCAAAAATGGGGTAGGAGGCAAAATGATGAGGGGATAAATGGCGTCAAAATGAGTCTGAGGGGCAAAATGGTGGGGAAATGGGGTCAGAGGGGGAGatgagggggcaaaatggggtgaatgggggcaaaatggggggaTAAAGGGAGTATAGGGTGGGAAATTTGGGGGAGTGAGGTGGGGAAATGGGAGGGAATATGTGCGGGGGGGCAAAACGGGGTGAGAGGGGCGATGGGGTCAAAAGAGGGGTGGTGGTCAAAATGGGGTGGGGGCAATACGGGGTGAGGGCACaaagtggggagaggaggtaAAATGGGCGGGAAATGGGGGTGAGAGGGGGCGCTGTGGAGGCAAAATGAGGCGAGGGGGTAAAATGGGGAgagaaatggggaggggggacaaaATGGAGTGAGAGGGGacaaaatggggggaatggaGTGTGGGGGCAAATGGTGGTGAGGGGGGGCGATGGGGGCAAAACGGGGTGAGAGGAGGCAAAatagggggaaatgggggtggaGGGCAAAATGGGGTGCGAGGGAtcaaaatggggggaaaatgggatgAGGGGGCAAAATGGCGTCAAAATGGGTCTGAGGGGCAAAATGgtggggaaatggggtgaaGGGGCTGCTGGGGAGGCAAAATGGGGTGATTGTTGGCAAAATGAGTGCggggcaaaatgggggggaaatgggggtcagaGAGGTAGatgagggggcaaaatggggtgaatgggggcaaaatggggggaTAAAGGGAATATGGGGTGGGCAAATGGGGGCAATGAGGTGGGGAAATGGGAGGGAATGTGTGcggggggcaaaatggggtgagaggGGCGATGGGGTCAAAAGAGGGGTGGTGGGCAAAATGGAGTGGGGGTAATATGGGGGAAATGAGGTGGGGGCAATATGGGGTGGGGGCACaaagtggggagaggaggtaaaatggggggaaatgggtgTGAGAGGGGGCGCTGTGGAGGCAAAATGGGGTGTGGGGGCATAATGGGGAGAGAAACGGGGGTGAGGGGCAAAATGGTTTGTGGGCAAAATGGAGTGATTGGGAGCAAACTGAGGGTGGAGGGgcaaaatgggggaaatgggggtcagaGGGAGCGATGAGGGGGCAAAATGGAGTGAGTGGGGGCgaaatggggggcaatgggggtgaAGGGTACAATGGGGTGAGTGGGATCAAAATGGGGGGCGAGATTGGGGGCAAAATGGGAGCAGAGTGGAGTGAGGGGGTTCAAAAAGGGGTGAGAGGGTAGAACGGGAGGCAAGATGAGAGGGACGGGGGACAAAATGGGTTGGGGGgtaaaatggggaggggggccAAAATGAGGTGAGAGGGGCAAAACTGGGAGAGAATGGGgtgagggggcaaaatggggtggAGGGTAATATGGAGGGAAATGGGGTGGGGCAAAATGATGGGGGGCAAAATGGAGGtcatggggggaaaagggggtcagaggggacgaagagggggcaaaatggggtgagtgggggcaaaatggggggtAAATGGAGAGGTAAAATGGGGGGAATGGAGTGGGGGGACAAAATGAAGCGAGGGTGTAaaatggggagggaaaaggggagggggataaAATGGAGTAAGAGGGGACAAAATGGAGTGAGAGGGGACAAAATGTGGGGGAATGGGGTGTGGGGGCAAATGGTGGTGagggggggcgatggggacaaAATGGGGTGAGAGGAGGCAAAATAGGGGGGGAAACAGGGgtggggggcaaaatggggtgagagggatgaaaatggggggaaaatggggtggGGGCAAAATGATGGGGGGCAAAATGGCGACAAAATGGGTCTGAGGGGCAAAATGgtggggaaatggggtgaggggggtgctggggaggcaaAATGGGGTGATTGGGGGCTAAATGAGGGTGGGGCAAaatggggaggaatgggggtcagagggggagATGAGGGAGCAaaatggggtgaatgggggCAAAATGGGGCGATAAAGGGAGTATAGGGTGGGAAATTTGGGGGAGTGAGGTGGGGAAATGGGAGGGAATGTGTgagggggggcaaaatggggtgagaggGGCGATGGGGTCAAAAGAGGGGTGGTGGGAAAAATGGGGTGGGGGTAatatgggggaaatggggtctGAGGGGCAAAATGGTTTGGGGGAAAACGGGGTGATGGGGAGCAAACTGAGGGTGGAGGGGCAAAATAGGGGAGCatagggggaaatgggggtcagagggggcGATGAGGGGTCAAAATGGGGTAAgtgggggcaaaatggggggcagtgggggtgAAGGGTACAATGGGGTGAGTGGGATCAAAATGGGGGGCAAGATTGGGGGGCAAAGTGGGAGTGAGGGGGTAGAACGGGGGGCAAAATGAGAGAGATGGGGACAAAATGGGGTGGGGGGTAAAatggggagggaaatggggaggggggcCAAAATGAGGTGAGAGGGGGCAAAACTGGGAGAGAATGGGgtgagggggcaaaatggggtggAGGGTAATATGGAGGGAAATGGGGTGGGGCAAAATGATGGGGGGCAAAATGGAGGCCATGGTGGGAAAAGGGGGTCAGAGGGGACGAAGAGGGGGTaaaatggggtgagtgggggcaaaatggggggtAAATGGAGAGGCAGAATGGGGGGAATGGAGTGGGGAGGCAAAATGAAGTGAGGGTATAAAatggggagggaaatggggagggggacaaaaTGGACTGAGGGGGGacaaa comes from the Cuculus canorus isolate bCucCan1 chromosome 1, bCucCan1.pri, whole genome shotgun sequence genome and includes:
- the LOC128850177 gene encoding C-type lectin APL-like; translated protein: MGAVPTRQRLLGCLLLLAFLGVDSLPADRILEERAGTSILAAAPDVQPYVLQEPPVRAHICPHNWIHFRGHCYGYFTQRKTQAEAQEECSRYGPTGTLASIHTEGSSVVLGEYVASQQDRANVWIGLKDEEHTGTWRWSDSSVLDYLHWDWGQPVQWRNWYCVVLGQNSAFQYWRNYSCQEQFPFLCQYQV